The nucleotide window CGACCCAGCCCccttacccaccccccacccccacccccgggaggggctggggctgcgagGGCCCAGGAGTTGCGAaggggggcgggggctaaaggagaggggaggcaaaaagcctacagcacccggtattcccaggcggtctcccatccaagtactaaccaggcccgaccctgcttagcttccgagatcagacgagatcgggcgcgttcagggtggtatggccgtagacggaggcggctgccgccgggcgccctaagagccctgcgctgcgcctccctttcgctctgacctgccggtcgggcTGGCCAGCCGCACCTCTCCACGGGGGCGCGCGCTGTACTGGAGCCGCACCAGCCGCGACCGGACTCCGGCCTGCCGACgccgccacgcccccgaacaccgccaccCCCCagccagcaaccgcctggccgggccccgGGGGCCCCCAGCGaccgggcgtgcgtgcgtgcgtgcgtgcggggcctgggggtggggtggggatggggtgaggggcgcggaggtctcggcgccctcccgctctgggcctctccaggcccggcccCGCTCGGCGGACCTCCCCCCATCCAGTTCGCTGCTCAGGGACACTCGGCCCCGCCCCGGAGGTTGTCTGGCTTCGGGGCCCGCCGCGGCCCgctccccgcggcccgggggcctcggagcctcctgcgggcctaggcacAGCCCAGCCggggccctgagcgcccatcctgcccggcccCTGCcgggtgcccaaacccaccgcgagccacaggcaggcacacggacagacgcCCAgacactcgcacgcacccacgcgAAGGGAGACAGCCGGTCGGCGcaagctcctcagccagagccatagcacctgtgagaggccGGGGCCAGAGGAAAGGGCGGGCGGCcggctgtcgggagagacagaggcagaaagagatgaaggttccgAGACAGACTGGAAGACAGCGAGAGGGagctacagacagacagacgcgctcgcgcgcgcgcgcgcacacacacacacacacacacacacacggacacagagacagagggcGAGTGACAGAGAGACGGCAAACgggagacagacaggggagagaggatggcatcggatccgagacagacacactggcacagaccgtgacgcacctcagaggGAGGCCGCGCGGAAGcagcagcttccccaagggagggggcgtcagccttgggccgggcccGGCTGGACGGCTGAAagcggtgccctggggctggcgttCGCCCGTggagaccccaagacttcctcgtcTCCAAGGTCCCATTCGGCTTGGCTACCTAAAGCGggacccagcccctgcccctaggccagagggtgagtgcgtgcgagagtgtgtgtgtgtgtgtgtgagtttgtcggtgggtgagggtggggtcgggtcgacttggggccggatggatacccagagtggaggTGGGAGAGTGTGGACGCCACCGGCTTGGGAAGCTTgcgtggtcctcttgctgtctctctctccctctttctccgtctcccttacctgtggttttcAGCTCTTGAACTgtcttggtgggggggggggtgtaccTCCCtaaacccaaagcaactttctcTGGAGACGTAGTGAAGGGTCAATGCACTCTTACTCATCTGATATACCCTAAAATcctggacatgtctggactcagACTTTGAGGGCAGCCTTCCTGCCAACTCTGGCAGTCATTGATGGTGCTACAactgtaatcctctaaaggaccAAAAGTCCCGTACAAGTCCAGACgtctgctctgtacagtctcttCGTACAGTACAGGAAcgtatagaacagaatgacacattcttttttaattgtacagatgacTCAGCTGCCAcctgctgcctagtcaacatcGTCAACATGTGGGAGTCAAGCAAGTGTTCCAAATCCCTTGTTGTGGTCCTTGGAAAGACTTCTGttctgagttgctcagttgtgcccaactttgatGCGACCCATGGCCTgcggcccgtcaggctcctctgtccgcgactttgcccaggcaagaataccggagcgggttgccatttccttctccaggggatcttgcccacccagggatcaaacccgagtctccttcaGGCAGAcgccttcccatctgagccacgataCTGCTAATTGCCTAGtcgaaatacaaagaaaagagctagtgttctactaagtgCCAAGACGATGGAAGAGACGGAAGGTTTCCTTTGTTGGTAGAGTTGAATCTTTCCTtcgttttagtttatttttactattaaggctacttgaacaaggcaatggagaaaccccagtATTGGAAAGCAATCGACTTTTTCAAAGAAACGCGTGGCAGGCTAAACTTCCTTCGTTTTTCAGAGTTGGTTAAATGCAAAAGCTTTATTCAACCAATATGACTATTGTGAAGGGTATTTCAGGTCTCCATgatgaatcactaaggcatcaaggaagaaaggagtagaggtggagacAAAAAGatcaacctttccccttggccccctctcaaccagctgcttagttccttcatctcatggacctCGACGTGGGATTATCTTGTTTGTCCGGTTTTTGTTCGGGGACCCTTTCTAGTCAGGAGGCTATAAGCAGTGGTGGGGAAGCCCTTCTCTCCATTCCacgtgagacccagtggacagtccaggccctgcccactgcattgagtctgtagcaacagaatcaccaggGATGCTGGTTGAAAACGCGTATGCTTGCAATCCACTCCCCTTCGCTACTGACTGTTTGAGGTGGCGGTCTGGAACCTATagctggaagctttcttgatgttcCCAAATGACACAAAAAGTCTGAGGACTACGGAAGATCTTCCCATTTCTGGAAGAGTCACACACctacagaaggaaccacaagagtGGCCTGCAATGGTAAAGGTATCAGTATTGGACTAcaagttggaaggtctccacctttgctatgcaAGTAAAATGATCTTCCTTTGAAGTGCAAATGGATCATGCTAAAAGTTTGCATTGTTCTAGAGCATTTTAGAAGCCCTGAATGATGGGAATCGCacgtacgagttccttgaaagcaagaacctgtGTGTCTGGgtatgtcttcatgccttagattgtgccttgaatgtCGTGTGCACATCAacggaagaaagagaagagttgaaccgacaaagatacaaagagatcaaaagtgctgagccaagtgaaaagttgaggcttccaagaacttctctgtctttcacacactgaatacATATTGAGCACCGACTATGAGCGCgtaggcatgtaataagtttctgcaCATAGAATGCTGAGAGAAGAAGACACACAGTTGCTGCTTTCCCTGAGACtgatctaatgataaataacaggcagatcctgTGAGAACCGATACAGGGGACTCCCCCGTCACCAAAAACTGGGTGTgggagaaggcttttcagagtcataattgagttgaggtccataggttgaaccaacgtaCACCAGGGTTGAGGTGCAGGAGGACTTTCAGGCAGGtcaaatagcatcttggaaggctctGTGACAAGGGAACCTTCGTACATTCCAGACAtggaaaatgccctatgggaggGAACCCAACGAGTGCAGAGGGCACTCCAgtggaaagaaatgagagaagaaagtggcgcccaagcaatgaagggatttggcCGTATAtgaaatatgatgggaaaatacaagagcagttttaGCAGGGAGGTGGTAGAATTGCATCTGCGTTTTGAAAAGGTCAtcttgctcaacatcactaatgactggagcgactcaactccaaactacaacgaggtaccacttcacattagTCAGAACGGTCCTCATGGCAAAGTCTGTCAGTAACAAAGGCTGCAGAGcaggtgcagaaaagggaactctcctccactgtTGGTAGGACTGTGAGTCGGTAGAGCCGCTATGGAAAAgcgtatggaggttcctcaagaaacgAAAACTAGAAGTACCATATTATTCGGCAGTCCCACTCGCAGGCATATAGCCACCAAATGTATATGACTCAACAAGATGCAGGCACCTTCTGTGCAGATGAATCTGTGTGTGCCCGCGCGGGGGCGCGCGCGAGCACGCGCGAACGCCTGCGAGGTCGGGGCTGGGGCTGGTGGTGCTGCAGCGCCCCCGGGATGgcctgaggcacgccaagggagccccagacggagacccgAGGGACGGTCGTccggtttcctggaagccgaatgcggaggggctcgcgggccgcgcggaggcaaccccGGTCTGCAGCGGGAGGCGCGGCCCCGGCCAGCCCCCCGACCCAGCCCccttacccaccccccacccccacccccgggaggggctggggctgcgagGGCCCAGGAGTTGCGAaggggggcgggggctaaaggagaggggaggcaaaaagcctacagcacccggtattcccaggcggtctcccatccaagtactaaccaggcccgaccctgcttagcttccgagatcagacgagatcgggcgcgttcagggtggtatggccgtagacggaggcggctgccgccgggcgccctaagagccctgcgctgcgcctccctttcgctctgacctgccggtcgggcTGGCCAGCCGCACCTCTCCACGGGGGCGCGCGCTGTACTGGAGCCGCACCAGCCGCGACCGGACTCCGGCCTGCCGACgccgccacgcccccgaacaccgccaccCCCCagccagcaaccgcctggccgggccccgGGGGCCCCCAGCggccgggcgtgcgtgcgtgcgtgcgtgcggggcctgggggtggggtggggatggggtgaggggcgcggaggtctcggcgccctcctgccctgggcctctccaggcccggcccCGCTCGGCGGACCTCCCCCCATCCAGTTCGCTGCTCAGGGACACTCGGCCCCGCCCCGGAGGTTGTCTGGCTTCGGGGCCCGCCGCGGCCCGCTCCCCGCAGCCCGGGGGCCTCGGAGCCTCCTGCGGACCTAGGCACAGCCTAGCCggggccctgagcgcccatcctgcccggcccCTGCcgggtgcccaaacccaccgcgagccacaggcaggcacacggacagacgcCCAgacactcgcacgcacccacgcgAAGGGAGACAGCCGGTCGGCGcaagctcctcagccagagccatagcacctgtgagaggccGGGGCCAGAGGAAAGGACTGGCGGCcggctgtcgggagagacagaggcagaaagagatgaaggttccgAGACAGACTGGAAGACAGCGAGAGGGagctacagacagacagacgcgctcgcgcgcgcgcgcgcacacacacacacacacacacacacacggacacagagacagagggcGAGTGACAGAGAGACGGCAAACgggagacagacaggggagagaggatggcatcggatccgagacagacacactggcacagaccgtgacgcacctcagaggGAGGCCGCGCGGAAGcagcagcttccccaagggagggggcgtcagccttgggccgggcccGGCTGGACGGCTGAAagcggtgccctggggctggcgttCGCCCGTggagaccccaagacttcctcgtcTCCAAGGTCCCATTCGGCTTGGCTACCTAAAGCGggacccagcccctgcccctaggccagagggtgagtgcgtgcgagtgtgtgtgtgtgtgtgtgtgtgtgtgtgtgtgtgtgtgagtgtgtcggtgggtgagggtggggtcgggtcgactCGGGGCCGGatggatacccagagtggaggggggAGAGTGTGGACGCCACCGGCTTGGGAAGCTTgcgtggtcctcttgctgtctctctctccctctttctccgtctcccttacctgtggttttcAGCTCTTGAACTGTCTTGGGGGGGGGGTGTACCTCCCtaaacccaaagcaactttctcTGGAGACGTAGTGAAGGGTCAATGCACTCTTACTCATCTGATATACCCTAAAATcctggacatgtctggactcagACTTTGAGGGCAGCCTTCCTGCCAACTCTGGCAGTCATTGATGGTGCTACAactgtaatcctctaaaggaccAAAAGTCCCGTACAAGTCCAGACgtctgctctgtacagtctcttCGTACAGTACAGGAAcgtatagaacagaatgacacattcttttttaattgtacagatgacTCAGCTGCCAcctgctgcctagtcaacatcGTCAACATGtgggagtcaagcaagagttccaaatccCTTGTTGTGGTCCTTGGAAAGACTTCTGttctgagttgctcagttgtgcccaactttgatGCGACCCATGGCCTgcggcccgtcaggctcctctgtccgcgactttgcccaggcaagaataccggagcgggttgccatttccttctccaggggatcttgcccacccagggatcaaacccgagtctccttcaGGTGGCcgccttcccatctgagccaggaTACTGCTAATTGCCTAGtcgaaatacaaagaaaagagctagtgttctactaagtgCCAAGACGATGGAAGAGACGGAAGGTTTCCTTTGTTGGTAGAGTTGAATCTTTCCTtcgttttagtttatttttactattaaggctacttgaacaaggcaatggagaaaccccagtATTGGAAAGCAATCGACTTTTTTAAAGAAACGCGTGGCAGGCTAAACTTCCTTCGTTTTTCAGAGTTGGTTAAATGCAAAAGCTTTATTCAACCAATATGACTATTGTGAAGGGTATTTCAGGTCTCCATgatgaatcactaaggcatcaaggaagaaaggagtagaggtggagacAAAAAGatcaacctttccccttggccccctctcaaccagctgcttagttccttcatctcatggacctCGACGTGGGATTATCTTGTTTGTCCGGTTTTTGTTCGGGGACCCTTTCTAGTCAGGAGGCTATAAGCAGTGGTGGGGAAGCCCTTCTCTCCATTCCacgtgagacccagtggacagtccaggccctgcccactgcattgagtctgtagcaacagaatcaccaggGATGCTGGTTGAAAACGCGTATGCTTGCAATCCACTCCCCTTCGCTACTGACTGTTTGAGGTGGCGGTCTGGAACCTATagctggaagctttcttgatgttcCCAAATGACACAAAAAGTCTGAGGACTACGGAAGATCTTCCCGTTTCTGGAAGAGTCACACACctacagaaggaaccacaagagtGGCCTGCAATGGTAAAGGTATCAGTATTGGACTAcaagttggaaggtctccacctttgctatgcaAGTAAAATGATCTTCCTTTGAAGTGCAAATGGATCATGCTAAAAGTTTGCATTGTTCTAGAGCATTTTAGAAGCCCTGAATGATGGGAATCGCacgtacgagttccttgaaagcaagaacctgtGTGTCTGGgtatgtcttcatgcctt belongs to Bubalus kerabau isolate K-KA32 ecotype Philippines breed swamp buffalo chromosome 2, PCC_UOA_SB_1v2, whole genome shotgun sequence and includes:
- the LOC129644686 gene encoding uncharacterized protein LOC129644686; the protein is MKVPRQTGRQREGATDRQTRSRARAHTHTHTHTHGHRDRGRVTERRQTGDRQGREDGIGSETDTLAQTVTHLRGRPRGSSSFPKGGGVSLGPGPAGRLKAVPWGWRSPVETPRLPRLQGPIRLGYLKRDPAPAPRPEDDSAATCCLVNIVNMWESSKCSKSLVVVLGKTSVLSCSVVPNFDATHGLRPVRLLCPRLCPGKNTGAGCHFLLQGILPTQGSNPSLLQADAFPSEPRYC